The genomic interval GCGCCGCGAATGCGCCCGCATCGCTTTTCAGCAAGCTTCCCTGATCGGGTACGAGCTTCCACCATGCCAGTTGTCTGAAAAGCGAGGCCAGATGGGTGATGCTTTGAGCACCACGGCTGTTCAGCGAACCTTGCCAGCTGTCCTTCGCTTCATAAAGCCCGGCGGCGGAAAAATGCCAGACCGGATTGTTGCCGAAGAGCTGACCGCTCGCGCCTGAAAGCAGCGCACCATAGGCGATAAGACGAACCTGACGCTCCTTCACATCGTTCTCGCCTTCATATGCGCCTTCGATGAGGAAAAAAGGGCGTCTTGGTCCAGATCGGTAACGATCCAGCACCTCCGCCGCGACATTGCTGTAAGTATAAACTGAATCGATATCGAGCCAGGAAGCGCCCCGCCAAAAATCGCTCGTCACGGTATCGGGATTGCCATGCACGGTCTGTAATGCCGAAAGATCAGTTTCAGCGATCCCCATTGCAACAGCCATGACCAGATTGCGATCGGGCGGATCGTAATCCCCGCCCTGCACCCAGATGATGTTGGGGTACTTCGCAAAACGCTGCCCGACATAGCGTCCATAAGCCCGAAGCTTTTCTGGCCCGGCCGCGACCATTTCCTGATACCATCCCTCGGGGCCACCGCGTGCGCCGCTATAGGCCGGACAGAGAAGCACCAGCAGGTTGTGGCTGGCGGCTGCCTTTATGACGGCTTCTGCCCTGTCGAAATAGGCCTCGTTTGGTTGCTCGAATGCATCGCCTGCGAAAGGTTTCTCGTTGTAGAAGTTCGCCGGCGCCTTGCGGGAGAACTGATGCTCGATCAACGATACAAGCACGGTGTTGAAGCCCTGCCGCTTTCGGGTTTCCAGATAAAATTCCGCATCGGGAATAGAGGTATCACCAATGAGCGACCACGCACTGTCGCCGACAATCAGGAACGGCAGACCCTTGCTGTCTTCAAGATAACGCCCGTCCTTCGACGTCTGCAGCGGAAAAACGGTATCCTGGGCGTTGCAGGTCGAAAACATGCATAGCCAAAAAAAGAAGACGCCACACAGATGTCCAAGTCGCCGCTGATCGCCGATCATCGCTTCAGAGCCGTTCACGAACGACGCGAAGCCAGTTTTTCAAGGGCAACGGCAGATAGGTTCGAAGGCCCGGCCTCAAACCGGCGGGAATAGACCAGTCCTCCATCCTGAGCACTGTTGACAGGCCAGGACGGTCGTTCAGTGTCATAGTGATGACTTCGTTGTAGCGTGCGGCCATCCGTTCGATGCTGAAGCGGTTCAGGACCATTTCCTTTCCCGCGATCGACATCCGCTCGAGAAGGTCGCGATCGGCATGCAAGCGCGCGATCGCATTGGCCGCTGCCGTATAATTGCCGATCGGGAACAGGAAGCCGTTTCGGCCCGGCTCGACAATCGTGTCCGTCACGCCGCGGATATGAGACACGACCGGGACGCAGCCGCCGGCCATTGCCTCGATCATCGTCATGCCAAGCCCCTCGAAGCGGGACGGCATGATGAGAACATCGTGACTGGCCATGATGACCGGTATGTCTGAAAGCTGAACGGATCCTGCGTAACTGACGCGATGGCCATGGCCGTCTAGCCGTCGCCTGAGCTTGCCCATATCCGGCCCATCTCCGACGATCGTCAGGCGCACGGCCTCGGGCGAGGCATCCAGTATCTCCCGCAGCCACATCACGCCTTTCGATGCATCTTCAATGCGGCCGACGAAGAGAACCTTGAGTTCCGGCCCTCGGTTGAAGCGCCGAACCGCCTGGCTCCGGAACGCATCGCTGTCCACCGCATTCGGGATTGCGTAGGTACGCTCCTTCGAAAAGCCGTTGCGCGCGACAAGGTCGGCGCGGCACCGCTCCGATACGCCGATCGTGACATGGGCATAGTCCCGGACCGAGCGCGCAGCCGCGTATGTTCCAGGCGAGATATTATGGACGACGAGAATACGCAGGATACCTTCTGGCAAATAGCGCGCGATATTTGTCTGCAACTGATCGCCTAGAACGTTGACGATCACACCGTCGAACCCTCCGTCTTCGATGGCAGTCGCCATTCGCCCTGCGCATTCGCGTTCGCTGAGATTGACGGGCATCCGCAGCAATTGACCGAAAGCCTTCTCACCCTGGAGATCGAAAGGCAGCCCGTATGTTTCCTTGCACACGCCGAGCCATCGCACGTCTATGCCATAGGCAGCGAGACCTTTGCGAAGATGTTTGAAGACGGAATAGGTGCCGCCGATATGGGGAAGAACAAAATAGGCAAGCTTCATGGGACACTCTCGCTCTTGCATCCACAACCATGCCGCAACGGATCGACGGCGGATGGTTCGAGTGGCTGCTAAGGCGACATACTAAAAAGCCACGGGATGACAGTCAGTTGCATCTTAGGCTTAGCTGTATCTTCCTTTGAGAGGTTTGCGTCAGTCAGACTATTCGTTTGGCGTAAGACGCAACCCGAATGTCGGTGTGGGGTCGGACTGCTCCAGCGGATATCAATGCCATATCGAGCGTGTCGGCGCCGGGCTGCGATTGGAAAATAAATGAGGATCACTCTCCTTGGACAATTTGGCTCTGGCAATTCGGGCAATGACGGATCGCTGGAAGCCATGCTCCTTTATCTGCGCAGGATGAGGCCCGATGCCGATCTGTTGTGTATCTGTGCAAGTCCGACAGTCGTAAGTGCGAAGTTCAATATTCGTGCGATGGGTGTTGGGGGGCCTCCCCTGACAAATGCATGGATGAGGCACCTGGACAAGCTGCTCGGCAAGGTGCCTTCACGGCTCATGCTATTGGTCAGTTCCCTCTTTAGTTTCGACAAGGCTGACCTGATGATCATACCGGGGACCGGCATCCTCGATGATTTTCAGGAAAAGTGGTTCGGCTGGCCCTTTGTCGTGTTTTGCTGGTGTCTCGTTGCACGCCTTCGCAACACACGGATCGCCTTCGTCAGCATCGGCGCTGGCCCGATGAAAAGCCGTCTCAGCCGCTGGTTCCTGCGCTCTGCCGCACAGATGGCCTCCTATCGATCCTACCGGGACGATTTCTCGCTCAACTACATGAAAACGATCGGTGTCGACGTGTCGCGAGACCACCGTTACCCCGATATCGCCTTTGATCTTCCTATTCCTGTGCCCCACCGGCAGAGCCCCGCCGACGGCGTAATGAGAATAGGCGTCGGCGTCATGGACTATCGCGGCTGGCGTCACAACGATCCCGAGGCCGCCAGGATTTACAAGACCTACATCCACAAGCTCTCACGGCTCGTGAGCTGGTTGATCGGTGAAGGCCATCGCATCACCCTTTTGATGGGAGACATTACGGACAGGGTCGCCTGCGCGGATCTGATGTTTCTGCTGACGGACATGCTCTCCGAGGACGAGTTGGCGCAGATCGACATCAGCGCGGCCGCAACGCTGCGCGATATCATGCAGCAGATGGCAGCAATCGACCTTGCGGTGGTGTCGAGATATCATGGAGTTGTCTGCTCCATGAAGCTCGGAAATCCGACGATATCAATAGGTTATGCCAGAAAGTTCGATGATTTGATGAACGATTTCGACCAGGAGAAATTTGCCCGACACATCGACACGTTCGAAGTCGAGGAAGTTATCGAGCTGGTGAAGGAGATACTCGCTGGAGCCGGGGCGGTAAGACAGCGGATCGACCACGCCAATGATCGCTTCAAGCGCCAGCTTTCCGAGCAAGAGGCGCTACTCGGCCGGGAATTTCTCTCAACTGATGCCGTCGCAACGCCGCAGAGCGTTACGCCTTAGCAAAGGTGTCCCGCAGCCTAATGCTTTCGACGTAATACCGAGGCTCTTCACCACTCGACGGGAGTAGTCCGCACAATGTCGCACGCCCTTCAACGGACATTCTCCAAACGGCCTACACCTACGGATCCGGCTGCCATCCCAACGGTCAGATTTCCAAGATCCAAGTCCCCACTCTAGATTTGACGCTACCGTCGATTATCGGCGACGCTGTCGGAGCCCTCGATGCACAAAGTCCGCCGCGCCTTTTTCATGGCCATGCTGGAACAGCACCTCGGAATTGCGATCAATCTCGCTCTGATCGCGATCGTATCGAGACTATTGTCGCCGGCGGAAGTTGGCTTTGCCGTCATCGGCTACGGGGTGACATCGGTGATATTCGCCTTTCGCGAATTCGTTTCGTCCGATTTTCTCATTCAGCTCGATGTCGTTGAACGCGATGACATCAACACGTCGCTTACACTCTTGCTCCTCGTCAGCGGCATTCTCGGGATCGTTCTCTATCTATGCGGACCCTATCTGGCGATTTTCTACCACCAGCCCGGTCTCCAGCATTATCTTATCCTCGCAATTGCCGCCGTCATGGCCGAAAGCCTGGGCATGCCGGCATTTTCCATGCTGCGTCGCCGGCTGGCATTCGGCACCATCGCACGCGTCCGAACCATCGGCCTCGTGGCTATGGCTACCGTGACGATCTTCGCTGCCAGCAATGGATGGGGCTTCGTCAGCTTCGCGCTCGGCCTGCTCGTCGGCAACAGCGTTGCCAGCGCCCTTGCAGCCTATGCCGATCCGGCCCAGCGTACAGCACGCCTTTCGCTCAAGTCGTGGCGCCGTATGGCCGAATTCGGCCGTTACAGGGGCGCTGCAACCATCGTTGACAAATTATACGAGTCCCTGCCGCAACTGGTGCTCGGCTTTGCCATGACACCGACAGCGGTCGCGATCTACAATCGCGCCAATACCGTTTGCTCCATTCCCGATCGCATTTTCCTCTCGGCAATCTTTTCCTTCGCCTTCCCGGCGCTCGCCGCCGAAGTTCGCGAAGGTGGAGACGTCCGCAGGTCCTACCTGCGCGCCCTCAGTTACATCACCGTGCTGTATTGGCCGTCGCTGATCATGGTGGCCATTCTCGCCGATCCCATCGTGCGCCTTGCACTTGGAGACCAGTGGCTCGCCGCCGTACCGATCACCCGGATTCTCGCGCTTGCGTCGATCTTCTGGTTTCCCATGGTTTTGACAACGCCGCTGCTGATCGCTCTCAACGCCAACCGGGAGGCTTTTCTGGGCAATTTCGTCTGCCGCAGCGTCTCGGCAATTGTGCTCTGCTCTGCCAGCTTCTTCGGCCTCACCGCGGTAGCGCTGAGCCAGTTCGTCACGCTGCCCTTCCAGATGCTCGTCGCCTTCTATCTGGTAAGACGCCATGCGCACTTTAAGTTACCCGAACTGTTCGCAGCCATCGGGCCGAGTGCCGCCGTGACCCTTGCCGCGATTGTGGGGCCGCTTGCCATATCTGCCTGGATGGGATTCCGCTTCGATTACTCCCTCGCCAAGGCTGGCGGCGCCGTCATCCTTTCGGTGACAGGCTGGGCCGTTTGCCTGTTTCTTCTGCGTCATCCACTCGTCAGCGAAATACGTTCGACGCTCGATGCTTTTGCCGGGAGTCTGCGCAGGGTCGGAAAACCTCCTGCACCGGCTTCCATTCCCGACACCGTCGTTCCCGCAGCGGTGGAACCATGAGCAGCATCGATATCGTCATCCCCAACTACAATTACGGTCGCTTTCTGGAGGGATGCGTAGAAAGCGTCCTTGGCCAAAACATCCCGGACATGCGTATCCTCATCATCGACAATGCCTCCACAGACGACAGTGTCGCGATCGTCCGGTCTCTCGCGGCAGCAAATCCCCGCATCGAAACGAGCCTGCGCGCAAGGAACCTCGGCGGTCACGCGTCTTTCAACGAAGGCATCGATTGGGCTCGGGCGGACTATTTTGCCATCATCTGCGCCGACGATGTCCTGTCGCCTGGAGCACTCGCGCGCGCAATGGAGGCGCTCGACAATAGCCCCGGCGCGCACATGGCGTTCGGCCGCACCACCTTCTTCAGTGACGATGCCGACATAGCATTGGGCCTTCGCAGCGATGCCGGTGGCATGCAGCTTCATCGCGGGGTCGACTTCATCGCCAAAATTTGCGCGACGGGACGCAGCCCGGTAGCAGGCCCACTCGCCGTTACCAGAACGCACATTCAGCAACATGCCGGTCATTACCGGCCCGCACTACGCCATACCGACGATGTCGAGATGTGGATGCGGCTCGCGGTGCTTGGCGACATCGTCGAACTTGACGCCGTGCAAAATTTCACCCGTATCCACGGTGCGAACCAATCCGCCATCCTTGATAACGTGCTTGCCTGGAATACCGAAATCGAAGCAGCGCTCGAAAGCTTCTTCGGCAACGAAGGCGCTTTGCTTGCCGATGCCCAAACCCTGCTAAGGCGCGGTCGCGCGAGCCTGAGCGACCGCGCCTATTGGTGCGCGCTTTCCAATCTGGTCCGGCGCCGGCCCGGCGCGGGTGCCCTTCTCGCACAGGCTTTCCGCCTGAGACCCGCTTCAGCATTTCTGCCACCGGTGAGTTATCTTGTGCGCCGACCTGATGCATTACATCGCATTCGCGCAGCGATCGCCCGCCGATAGCGATAGACCGGCCAAATTTTCGATGATGACGGCCTATTCTTCGGCATTCAGGACAAGCCGCAACAGCGCCGGCAACGAAGCGGATTTCGTTCGGCGCATGATTGATGCGCGATGGTTCTCGACAGTGCGCTGACTAAGCTTCAAATCAGCTGCAATAACCTTGTTGGCCTGCCCCTGAACAATCCGGTCAAGGATCTGGCGTTGCTTGCGAGTAAGCGTTGCCAGCGTGGCACGAGCCGTTTCACGCCGCTCTTCGCGCTCGTTTGCATCACGCGATCGCTCGAGGGCCGATTGCACGCTCCGATATATCTCCTGGTAAGAAAACGGCTTCTCGATGAAATCGGCCGCTCCATATCGCATCGCATTGATTGCCATACGGACATCGCTACGACCCGTGATCACAATCACCGGAAACCGATGATGTTTTTCTTTCAGTAAACGCAGCAACTCCATGCCGACCATGCCCGGCAGATACGCATCGACAAGCAGACAACCTGATCTGTCCGGCTGGTAATCTGCAAGATACTCTTCTGCCGATACATAGGTTGCAACCGTCCAGCCTTCTCCTTCGAAAAGAGCGCGCAAATTGTCCCTGATGTCCTGCTGGTCGTCGATGACTTCGATGAGCCGACCCGTCATCGGCCTCATGTATTCGGGTTCGCTTATGTGCACTACCCTCTCGTCGGTTTGGCGAACAACCAGGGTCTCGACGACCTGCACGACGTCCTTGAGTTTCGCCGGCTTGTGCAGATACGGAATTTCGTGCTGTGCAAAAGCCCTCAGGGCCTTGCTTGAAATATCGCCTGTGAGAATGAGCGCCGGAACATTTCGGCGGAGTGCTTGCCGGATATCTCCTATCGCAGCTATGCCATTCCCCCCGGTAGGGAGATTGTAGTCTGCGAGAATGACGTCGGGCGTGAACTGCAATCCTCGAACAATCGCGAGCGCCTCGGCAGCCGTAGAGGTCGCAGCCACCACATATCCAGTCTGCTCAAGTCCCATCTTGAGCAAATCACGCATGCCGTTTTCGTCTTCGACGATCAGAACCGACGCCCGCGACAGGGTAGCCGCTTGGTTCGAATGGTCATCCACTGGCGCAGGAAGTGGTACAAGCGGCTCACCGGCCGGTGCGTGATCG from Agrobacterium tumefaciens carries:
- a CDS encoding glycosyltransferase family A protein, encoding MSSIDIVIPNYNYGRFLEGCVESVLGQNIPDMRILIIDNASTDDSVAIVRSLAAANPRIETSLRARNLGGHASFNEGIDWARADYFAIICADDVLSPGALARAMEALDNSPGAHMAFGRTTFFSDDADIALGLRSDAGGMQLHRGVDFIAKICATGRSPVAGPLAVTRTHIQQHAGHYRPALRHTDDVEMWMRLAVLGDIVELDAVQNFTRIHGANQSAILDNVLAWNTEIEAALESFFGNEGALLADAQTLLRRGRASLSDRAYWCALSNLVRRRPGAGALLAQAFRLRPASAFLPPVSYLVRRPDALHRIRAAIARR
- a CDS encoding glycosyltransferase family 4 protein — encoded protein: MKLAYFVLPHIGGTYSVFKHLRKGLAAYGIDVRWLGVCKETYGLPFDLQGEKAFGQLLRMPVNLSERECAGRMATAIEDGGFDGVIVNVLGDQLQTNIARYLPEGILRILVVHNISPGTYAAARSVRDYAHVTIGVSERCRADLVARNGFSKERTYAIPNAVDSDAFRSQAVRRFNRGPELKVLFVGRIEDASKGVMWLREILDASPEAVRLTIVGDGPDMGKLRRRLDGHGHRVSYAGSVQLSDIPVIMASHDVLIMPSRFEGLGMTMIEAMAGGCVPVVSHIRGVTDTIVEPGRNGFLFPIGNYTAAANAIARLHADRDLLERMSIAGKEMVLNRFSIERMAARYNEVITMTLNDRPGLSTVLRMEDWSIPAGLRPGLRTYLPLPLKNWLRVVRERL
- a CDS encoding apiosidase-like domain-containing protein; translated protein: MFSTCNAQDTVFPLQTSKDGRYLEDSKGLPFLIVGDSAWSLIGDTSIPDAEFYLETRKRQGFNTVLVSLIEHQFSRKAPANFYNEKPFAGDAFEQPNEAYFDRAEAVIKAAASHNLLVLLCPAYSGARGGPEGWYQEMVAAGPEKLRAYGRYVGQRFAKYPNIIWVQGGDYDPPDRNLVMAVAMGIAETDLSALQTVHGNPDTVTSDFWRGASWLDIDSVYTYSNVAAEVLDRYRSGPRRPFFLIEGAYEGENDVKERQVRLIAYGALLSGASGQLFGNNPVWHFSAAGLYEAKDSWQGSLNSRGAQSITHLASLFRQLAWWKLVPDQGSLLKSDAGAFAARDREGFFAVIYLDTPSVAIDLDSLAAGEKTLRWYDPSNGIYIEPIERLGRSGLRNVTVPASANAFGFQDWIAVLSTQE
- a CDS encoding oligosaccharide flippase family protein, translating into MHKVRRAFFMAMLEQHLGIAINLALIAIVSRLLSPAEVGFAVIGYGVTSVIFAFREFVSSDFLIQLDVVERDDINTSLTLLLLVSGILGIVLYLCGPYLAIFYHQPGLQHYLILAIAAVMAESLGMPAFSMLRRRLAFGTIARVRTIGLVAMATVTIFAASNGWGFVSFALGLLVGNSVASALAAYADPAQRTARLSLKSWRRMAEFGRYRGAATIVDKLYESLPQLVLGFAMTPTAVAIYNRANTVCSIPDRIFLSAIFSFAFPALAAEVREGGDVRRSYLRALSYITVLYWPSLIMVAILADPIVRLALGDQWLAAVPITRILALASIFWFPMVLTTPLLIALNANREAFLGNFVCRSVSAIVLCSASFFGLTAVALSQFVTLPFQMLVAFYLVRRHAHFKLPELFAAIGPSAAVTLAAIVGPLAISAWMGFRFDYSLAKAGGAVILSVTGWAVCLFLLRHPLVSEIRSTLDAFAGSLRRVGKPPAPASIPDTVVPAAVEP
- a CDS encoding polysaccharide pyruvyl transferase family protein, with protein sequence MRITLLGQFGSGNSGNDGSLEAMLLYLRRMRPDADLLCICASPTVVSAKFNIRAMGVGGPPLTNAWMRHLDKLLGKVPSRLMLLVSSLFSFDKADLMIIPGTGILDDFQEKWFGWPFVVFCWCLVARLRNTRIAFVSIGAGPMKSRLSRWFLRSAAQMASYRSYRDDFSLNYMKTIGVDVSRDHRYPDIAFDLPIPVPHRQSPADGVMRIGVGVMDYRGWRHNDPEAARIYKTYIHKLSRLVSWLIGEGHRITLLMGDITDRVACADLMFLLTDMLSEDELAQIDISAAATLRDIMQQMAAIDLAVVSRYHGVVCSMKLGNPTISIGYARKFDDLMNDFDQEKFARHIDTFEVEEVIELVKEILAGAGAVRQRIDHANDRFKRQLSEQEALLGREFLSTDAVATPQSVTP